A window of Thermus filiformis genomic DNA:
GACCGGCTCACCCGGGGCCTGGGGGCGGGGGCCAACCCCGAGATCGGGGAGAAGGCGGCCCTCGAGGCCCAGGACCTGATCGCCGAGCACCTGGAGGGGGCGGACCTGGTCTTCATCACCGCAGGCATGGGGGGCGGCACCGGAACGGGCAGCGCCCCGGTGGTGGCGGAGATCGCCCGGAAGCTGGGGGCCCTCACCGTGGCGGTGGTCACCCGGCCCTTCTCCTTTGAGGGCCCCAAGCGGATGAAGGCGGCCGAGGAGGGGATCCGCAAGCTGAAGGAGCGGGTGGACGCCATGGTGGTGGTCTCCAACGACCGCCTCCTCTCCGCGGTGGACAAGAAGGTCACCCTCAAGGACGCCTTCCTGATCGCTGACCGGGTCCTGTACCACGGGGTCAAGGGGATCACGGACGTGATCAACCTCCCCGGCCTCATCAACGTGGACTTCGCGGATATCCGCACCCTCCTGGAGGGGGCGGGCCAGGTCCTGATGGGCATCGGGGCGGGCCGGGGGGAGGAGCGGGTGGAGGAGGCGGCGCGGACCGCCGTCCACAGCCCCCTCCTCGAGCGCTCCATAGAAGGGGCCAAGCGCCTCCTTTTGAACGTGGTGGGCTCGGAGAACCTCTCCCTCATGGAGGCGGCGGAGGTGGTGGAGAGGATCCGGGAGGCCACGGGGAACGAGGCGGTGGACATCCTCTACGGGGTCACCTACGACGAGCGGGCCCAAGACGAGCTCAGGGTCATCCTCATCGCCGCGGGCTTCCACGAGGGGAGCGTGGTCCCCAAGCCCAGCCGGCCGGTGGACTTCCCCTTGAGCGGGGTAGACCCGGCCAACTTTGAGATCCCCGCCTTCATCCGCTACGGGGACGGGGACTTCCCGCCCAGAAACTGAGGCTTCCGCCCCGGCAGAGTCCAAAAGAGGGGGTTTCGTGACCGTCCTCGGCGTGGACCCGGGCATCACCCACCTGGGCCTGGGGGTGGTGCGGGAGGAGGGGAAGACCTTCCACTTCCTCCACGCGGAGGTGGTGAAGACCCGGGCGGACGAGCCCGCCCCCGCCCGGGTAGGGCGGCTTTACGAAAGGCTCGAGGAGACCGCCCGCCGCTACGGGGTGGAGGCCATCGCGGTGGAGGAGCAGTTCTTCTACCGGCAGAACGAGCTGGCCTTCAAGGTGGGCTGGGCCATGGGGGCGGTGTTCCTGGTGGCCCACGGGCTGGGCGTGCCCGTCTTCGGGTACGGGCCCATGCAGGTCAAACGGGCCCTGGTGGGGCACGGCCACGCGGACAAGGAGAGCGTGGCCCGGATGGTGGCCCGCTTCCTAAGCCTGAAGGAGGCCCCTCGGGAGGACCACGCCACGGACGCCCTGGCCATCGCCCTCACCCACCTCTTCCACGCCCGGCTCGGCCCCAAGCCCCTATAGCCCGAGCTCCCGCCTCAGGGCCTCGTCGGAGAGGTCCTCCAGCACCTCCTCCTTCTTGGTGGCCCAGGCGGGGAAGGGGAAGGAGAGGAAGAGGGGGACGGGCAGCTCGGGCTGGTGCAGGATGACCGCCCCCTGGGGGAGGATGACCGCCCGCTTTTTGAAGGTGGAGGGGAGGAAGCCGTACTCGGGCCGCTCCGCCTCCGCCGCGTCCAGGCGGCCCACCACCCGGATGGCGGCGTTGGCCACCACCCGGCGCTCCACCTCGCTCGCCGTCTGCTGGGCTCCGATGAGAATCACCCCCAAAGAGCGGCCCCTTTCGGCGATGTCCAGGAGGACGTCCTTGATAGGGCTCTCCTCGTCCCGGGGGGCGTACTTGTTCAGCTCGTCCAGGACGATGAAGACCTTGCCCGGGTAGAGCCCCCGCTCCTTGCGGGCGAAGACGTCCTTCAAGATCGCCCCCACCACGAACATCTGGGCCTGGGGGTGGAGCTTGGCCAGGTCCACCACGTGCACCTGCTCCCCCTGGAGGGGGTCCGGGGGGTTCCCCGGCCGGTCCCCCCGGACCAGGTGGGCCACGTTCTCCACGCTGGCCTTGAGGCGGCGGATGAAGGCCTCCCGGGTGCCCTTGGCCTGGCGGGCGGTCCATCTGGGGTCGGCCTGGTCCTTATCCCCCTCAGCGACGGGGCCCAGGAGTTTGTACTCGAGGTAGAGGACCAGGTCGGCGAAGGTGCCTATCCGCACCCGGCCCAGGTCCTCAAACCCGGGCTCGGGCAGGTCCCCCTCCCAGTCCTCCACCTTGAGGTAGGGCCCCTTCTGCCCGTCAGAGAGCCGCCTCAGCCGCTCCGTCACGTGCTGGATCAGGAAGCCCAGGTTGGTCATGGCCTGGCGGTCGGTGAAGAGGAAGGGCAGAAGCCCCCGCTGGCAGAACTGGACCAGGTCCCAGTGGTAGGCCCTCACCCCCTCCTTCCGGGTGTCCAGGTCGGGCAGGAGAGCCCCCTCCTCCTTCCTGGGCGGGGCGAGGAAGGCCACGCTGGAAAAGGGGGTGGGCTTCAGGCCGAGCTTGGCGTAGCGGTCCCGCTCCTCCTCACTCAGCCGGGCGTTCGGCTTGTCCAGGAAGAAGAGGTCCTCCCCCTTCACGTTGAAGATGAGGGCCTTGACCAGGTGGGCCGCCTCCTGGACCCCGCTTTCCAGGAGGCTCTTGAGGAGGAAGGTGGCGTAGCTGGTCTTGGCCGCCACCCCCGAGATGCCGGAGATGTTCACGTGCCCGCCCTTGGCCCCGTTCAGGAACTCCAGGTTCACGTACCCCACCTCGCCGTTCTTCAGGAGGCCCACGGGGAGCTTGGTGCTCCCCCTTTGGTTCTTCATGCTGTCGTAGTAGAGGGCGAGCTCCAGGTCCTCCTCCCGGGCCAAAAAGGCCGGGGCCCCAGGGTCCGGGGGGAGGTACTCGTCGGGGATGAGGCGGGTGACGCTCACGTGGGCCACGTAGGCTAAGGAAACGGGGATGCGGTTCTCGGCGGCCAGGAAGGTGTCCGTGTGATAGGCCTGGCCCTCGTAGAGCTTCATCACCTGGTCCACCACGCCGAAGTAGCGCACCGTCCCGAGCCCAGGGTGGGAGGACTCCACCACCACCAGGTCGTCCAGCCGCAGCACCCTCCCCTCCTCCACGCCCACCCAGAACTCCAGGGGGGTCGCCTCCTTGCTTCCCAAAACCACGCCCACCTTCACGCTCCACCTCCTAGGGTCCGAAGAATCCGCCTCTGGATGACCTCCCGCTGGCCCAAATACCGCCCCAAGAGGGCCTCCAGCGCCCCCACCGGGGCCAGGTTCTGGGGGGCCCGGGGGTCCTTGGCCGGGGAGGAGGCCAGGGCGTAGAAGAGGTCCAAGGACAGGTCGGCGAGGGCCTGGGCCTCCTCCAGGGGGGCCAGGGGGGTCTCCACCCGCAAAAGCCCCGACTCCGGGGGGAAGAGCCCCTCCGGGGCCAGGGGAAGCCGGACGTACCAGCTCGCCAGGTCCAGCCTCCGGCCCCGCTCGCTTTTAGGGATCTGGAAGACGGGGGTCCGCTCCCCGGGGCTGAGCCGGGCCAGGAGGTCCTGGTAGGGGTCCGGAAGGTACCGGGTCCAGAAGGTCTTCACGTACCCGAGCACCCGGCCGTAGGGCGCCCCCACCTCGTACAGGGGGCCGTCCAAAAGGACCAGGGCCTTTTGGGAGAGCTCCTGGGCCAGGCCGGCCTCGAGGCGGCGCCGCTCCTTCTGCGCCAGCTGCAAAAGCCCCGGGGGGTCCACCTCCTTAGGGGCAAGGAGGGGCTCGTACACCAGGTCCTCCCCGAAGGGGAGGGGCTCCCGGGCCCCCACCGCGAGCCGGAAGAGGCGCACCTCGCTAAGCCGCATCCCCCCCTCGTCCCGAAAGAGGGCCCCCACCGCCAGGCTCACCAGGAGGACCCGCCGCTCCCCATCCGAGAGGAGGGCGTCCACCCGCTCCCGCCCGTCCACCAGGAAGAAGGGGGGCCAGTCCACCCTCCGCCGGGGCACCGGGGCCCAGGGCTCCTCCAGGGGGGCCACCCCAAGGACCCCCTCCCCCTCCGGCAGGCCCCGCAGGGCGTAGTCCGGGCTCCAGGGCTCGAGGCGCCACATTATCCCACCTTGTAGGGCAGGTACCGGGGCTCCCAGAACCGGGAGCGGGCGTACTCCCAAAGCCCTTCCAGGGAGAGGCCCTTTATCCGCT
This region includes:
- the ftsZ gene encoding cell division protein FtsZ, translating into MEGAVIKVIGLGGAGNNAVNRMIESGLTGVEFIAANTDAQVLAKSLADIRIQLGDRLTRGLGAGANPEIGEKAALEAQDLIAEHLEGADLVFITAGMGGGTGTGSAPVVAEIARKLGALTVAVVTRPFSFEGPKRMKAAEEGIRKLKERVDAMVVVSNDRLLSAVDKKVTLKDAFLIADRVLYHGVKGITDVINLPGLINVDFADIRTLLEGAGQVLMGIGAGRGEERVEEAARTAVHSPLLERSIEGAKRLLLNVVGSENLSLMEAAEVVERIREATGNEAVDILYGVTYDERAQDELRVILIAAGFHEGSVVPKPSRPVDFPLSGVDPANFEIPAFIRYGDGDFPPRN
- the ruvC gene encoding crossover junction endodeoxyribonuclease RuvC codes for the protein MTVLGVDPGITHLGLGVVREEGKTFHFLHAEVVKTRADEPAPARVGRLYERLEETARRYGVEAIAVEEQFFYRQNELAFKVGWAMGAVFLVAHGLGVPVFGYGPMQVKRALVGHGHADKESVARMVARFLSLKEAPREDHATDALAIALTHLFHARLGPKPL
- a CDS encoding ATP-binding protein, yielding MKVGVVLGSKEATPLEFWVGVEEGRVLRLDDLVVVESSHPGLGTVRYFGVVDQVMKLYEGQAYHTDTFLAAENRIPVSLAYVAHVSVTRLIPDEYLPPDPGAPAFLAREEDLELALYYDSMKNQRGSTKLPVGLLKNGEVGYVNLEFLNGAKGGHVNISGISGVAAKTSYATFLLKSLLESGVQEAAHLVKALIFNVKGEDLFFLDKPNARLSEEERDRYAKLGLKPTPFSSVAFLAPPRKEEGALLPDLDTRKEGVRAYHWDLVQFCQRGLLPFLFTDRQAMTNLGFLIQHVTERLRRLSDGQKGPYLKVEDWEGDLPEPGFEDLGRVRIGTFADLVLYLEYKLLGPVAEGDKDQADPRWTARQAKGTREAFIRRLKASVENVAHLVRGDRPGNPPDPLQGEQVHVVDLAKLHPQAQMFVVGAILKDVFARKERGLYPGKVFIVLDELNKYAPRDEESPIKDVLLDIAERGRSLGVILIGAQQTASEVERRVVANAAIRVVGRLDAAEAERPEYGFLPSTFKKRAVILPQGAVILHQPELPVPLFLSFPFPAWATKKEEVLEDLSDEALRRELGL
- a CDS encoding DNA double-strand break repair nuclease NurA; translated protein: MWRLEPWSPDYALRGLPEGEGVLGVAPLEEPWAPVPRRRVDWPPFFLVDGRERVDALLSDGERRVLLVSLAVGALFRDEGGMRLSEVRLFRLAVGAREPLPFGEDLVYEPLLAPKEVDPPGLLQLAQKERRRLEAGLAQELSQKALVLLDGPLYEVGAPYGRVLGYVKTFWTRYLPDPYQDLLARLSPGERTPVFQIPKSERGRRLDLASWYVRLPLAPEGLFPPESGLLRVETPLAPLEEAQALADLSLDLFYALASSPAKDPRAPQNLAPVGALEALLGRYLGQREVIQRRILRTLGGGA